DNA from Aliarcobacter skirrowii CCUG 10374:
TTTTACACTTCCACCAATAAGCGTTGCAAAAGTTGTTTTAAAAATTTTAAACTCTCCTAATCCAAAACCAAGATACTATGTAACAAAAGCTACATATATATTAGGTTTTGCAAAAAGAGTTTTAAGTACATCTTGGCTTGATAAATTGCTTGTTAAAATTTAGTATTTTTAATAGTTATTTATTAAAAATTATTTAGAAGGTGGATTATTTCCTCTACCTTTTCCTGATGGCTTACCTGTTGTACTCGGTGCATTTACTGGTCTTGACATAATTTTTCCTTTTATAATAAATTAATTGAGTTTATAAACTCATATTTTGAAATACCAATATCTCTTAATATTCCACCTAACAATCCTAATTTAACCAGTTTCTTTTTATAAACAGGAATGGTAATAGATTTCATATTTTCGTGAACAAAAATTCTATGATTACCTTTTTGCCTGTCAAATCTATAACCTATAGATTTGACAAACTTGATTAATTCCCTACCTGTTACATTAGATAAAGAAGCCATTATTTACCTTTTGAACCTTTAGTGTTGCTAGGGTTGTTCGGGTTCATTTGAGCACCTCTATTTCCATGCACTTTTGCATTTGCACTGTTTGTACCACTTGTACCTTTGTTTGAATTTGCTTGATTTGATTTGTGATTATTATTTGACATAATATTCTCCTAAAATAAATTCTGATAGCATTTCTCCATCAGTAAAGAAATTATTACATATCAATTGGGGACAAAAATGGAGACAAAATCTAGAATCTCTAAAGAATTTATAAATTTATTTGAAAAATTTGAAAATGATATAAAATATTCAGAAAAACTTGACATAAATACCTTTTATGGATTTTCTAAATATTATTTAAAAAATAATCCATTTTCTGAAGAAAATAATACAAAAGATAATCCAACAAAAAATTTAGAGAGAAAGTTAAAAAGATGGAAAGAGAGATTATATAACAATACTTTTCAAGAAAAAACTTTTAAAGAGTTACTTAAATATCATAAAAGTTTAAATGAAGATTATTGTTATCAGGAATTACTTCCTGATGAATATCCAAAACATTGGTTTGACTAATTTTTACAACTTTTATATTTATCCTTTAAAATATCAATAAGCCAAGATTCACCATATAATCTAGCTTTTTGAGCATCAACAATTCCTGCCATAGACTCAACTGCACAAGCACAATTATCTCTAACTATTTCAGTCTTACCATAGTAAAATGTACACCAACTCATCATTTTATATTCTGTTTTTACAGAGGGTCTTTGAATATTTAAATAACTATCAGCAACTGCTCCTATTCCTGAACCTATTAAAAGTGTTGTTAACCCAGAAATAATATAAGATTTATATTTATTTCCTACAAAACTTTTTTCACACTTTTTACATTTTATATCTTTTGATAATAAAATTTTATTCTCTTCTGAGCATTCATCACATATAATTATCATTGAATTATCAATATTTTTATCTTCAACTTTGATATTATCTTTATGAAGCATTTTTCCCCTTTATAAAATTATCAAAATTATTTTGCAATCTCTTTTTTATTTGCCATATTTTGTAGATAATCACTTATTTGAATTAGACAAAAAGTTATAATAAATATCATAAATCCAGGGAAAAAACTAACCCACCAAGCAATATCTATTACAGTTTTTCCATCACTTAACAAACTTCCCCAGCTCATTTGTGGTGGATTAATTCCAAGTCCCAAAAAAGAAAGCCCTGATTCTGCTAAAATTGAACCAGCAACTCCAAATGAAAAAGAGATTAAAAAAATAGGCGCTAAAAGTGGAGCAAAATATTTTAAGATAATTTTTGTTTTACTCACACTTGATACTTTTAGAATCTTTATAAATGGTTTATTTGATAGTGCAAAACTCTCACTTCTTATCATTCTTGACATACCCATCCAACCCGTTATTGAAATAACAACAATTAAAATAAGAGTGTTTGCTTCAATATATGAAACTAATGCTAAAAGCAAAAAGAATGTTGGAAAAGTTAAAAATAGATCAATTATAATTGTAACTGCTTTATCAACATTTCCTTTAAAATAACCTGCAGTTATTCCAACAATAAGTCCTAAAAAAGATGAAAAACTAGCAGCTAAAAATCCAATAATCAGTGAAGTTTGACCACCTTGCAAAACCCTAGCAAAAACATCTCTTCCTAATCTATCTGTTCCCATTATATGTTCAAAGCTAGGAGCTAAAAGAATCTTTTGTGGATTTAACTCATAAGGTGAAACTGTATAAAAAATTGGCAAAATAAACATTGCCAAACTAACAGTTACCAACAAAATAAAGGCAAATCTAAACATCAAATAGTATAACTATAATAAGATAGTGAACTTTTGCCAAATTTTCTAGTTTTTTCTAAACTAAATTTTCCTAGAATCTTTGGAACTTCAAGTTTTGACTCATGCTCAATTATGATTTTAAAAATATTATCTGACTCTATATTTTCAATCATTCTAAAAGATTTATCATAAATATCATTCATTCCATCTCTATAGTCAAAAGGTGGATCAACATATAAAACTATCTCATCTTTAGAATTTTTTAAAAAGTCTAAAATTAAAGGTGTTTGAACAAAGGCATTTCCTTGGATTGTTTGACACTTTTCAATATCAACTTTTTTACAATTTTTTAATAAAATTGAGTAAGAGTTTTTATCAAGTTCTATAAAATAAGCTCTTTTTGCACCTCTACTAATAGCTTCAAGACCAATAGAACCACTTCCAGCGAATGACTCTATAAATATTTTATCAATAATATCAAATTGCAAAACATTGAAAACTGACTCTTTTAAAACAGCTTTTGAACTTCTTGTAACATCAAGAGATGGTAAATCTAAAATTTTTCCTTTGTAAGCACCTGCTATAATTTTTGTTGTTGGTTTTGCTTCTTTCATATTTTTGCCTTTTATAGATTATCTAGCGTAACTTTCAGCTCTTAACTCTCTTATTACATTTATTTTTATCTCACCTGGATATTGAACTTTCTCTTCAATCTCTTTTGCTATCTCAGTTGCCAATAAAACTGCCTCATCATCATTTACAAGATTTGCATTTACTATAACTCGCACTTCTCGTCCAGCATTAATAGCATAAGCATTTGTAACACCAATTTTACTTGTAGTTATATTTTCAATCTCTTCAACTCGTTTTAAGAAGCTCTCTAAAACTTCTCTTCTTGCCCCTGGTCTTGCAGCACTTAAAGCATCAGCTGCACAAACAGCTGCACTTTCAACATTTATTGGCTCTTCATGACCATGATGAGCATAAATTGCATTTATCACAGTTTCACACTCTCCATATCTTTTACAAATATCAGCACCTAAATCAACATGACTTCCAGGAGCTTCATGAGTTAAAGCTTTTCCAATATCATGCATAAGTCCAGCTCTTCTTGCAAGTATTGCATCTCCACCCATTTGTGCAGCAATAAGACCTGCTAAATGAGCAACTTCTAGTGTATGTGCAAGTGCATTTTGTCCATAACTTGCTCTATATCTTAATCTTCCAACAAGTTTGATAAGTTCAGGATGCATAGATTTAATTCCAAGTTCCATAACAACATCTTCACCCTCTTTTTGAATATTTTTATCAAATTCAGCTTTTACTTTTTTGTAAATTTCTTCAATTCTTGCTGGTTGAATTCTTCCATCTTCAAGTAGCTCTTGAATTGTTCTTGTAGCAATGGCACGTCTGTATAGATTAAAAGATGAAACCGTAATTGTATTTGGAGTATCATCTATAATAATATCAACACCTAAAAGCATCTCTAATGCTTTTATATTTCTACCCTCTTTTCCAATAATCTTTCCTTTTGTCTCTTCATCATTTAAAGGAATATTATTTATAAGTCTCTCTGCTGCAAACTCTCCTGCATATCTAGTAACTGCTTGAGACAAAATATTATTAATCTCCTGTTTTGAGTTTTGCTCAGCAAGTTTATATTTTTTTCTAAATATTGAAGATATTGTAGCTCGTGAATCCTCTTCAACTTTTTTTAACATCAACTCTTTTGCTTCACTTTTTGTAAGACCAGAACCATTTTCTAAGATCTTCATAGCTTCTAAAGTTTTTTGTTCATAAGCCTTTTTTTGCTCTTCTAAACCATCTTTTAGAGTTCTAATTTTTCTATTATTCTCTTCAATCTGCTCTTTTTCTCTTTTTATAGCTTTTAATTCACTCTCTAAATGCTCATTTAAATCTTTCTCTTTTTTCTCTATTTTAAAGAGCATATTCTCATACTCTTTTCTAGCATTTTTAAACTCTCTATCACACTCAAACTTTGCTTTTAGCTGAGCGTCTTTTAGTGCAACTTCAGCTTCATGCTCAATTATTCTTGCTTTTGCTTTTGCTTGTTCAATAAATACTTCAAACTTTGCTTTATGTATTTTTCTAACAACAAAAACAGTAATTGCAGAACTTAAAAAAGCTACAACTATTGCTAATATTATACTCTCCATTTTAACCTATCCCGTAATTATATAATCTGCTTTTATATCGTAATTATCACTTAAAATCTCTTCACTTTTACAAAGTACTAATTGAGTAAATATTATTGTAGGTTTATAATCTAATCTATCAAAAAATCTATCATACATCCCTTTTCCAAAACCGATTCTTTTATTAAGTTTATCAACACCAACTATTGGAACAACTGCCAAATCTATTTTTGGTGGTTTTATAAATGAATTGTTTGGCTCTTTTATGTTGAAGCTTTTTTTATTTAAAGGTAACCTATACTTTACAATTTTAAAGCTATCTTCAAACATATAAGGTACATAAATATTTTTTCTATTCATTCTTAGCTCTTGAATTAAAGGCTTAATATCTACCTCTAAATCTAAAGGCAAATAGAGCATTATATTGTTTGCATTATATTTTTTGATAATTTTTTTTAAATTATTAACAACTAATTTACTTTTTGAGTACCTTGAACTTTGCGCAATAGATTTTAATCTTTTTAAACACAACTTTCTAAAACTGCTCTTTTGATTTGTTATCATTTAAGCCTCTCTTAGGTAAAATCACTACCTAATTAACAATTTTACCTAAAGGAATTGAAATGAAGTTTAAAATTTTATCTATTTTTATAATTTTTATATCAATATTTTTTACAGCATGCGAGAATAAACCAAAAGAGGAGATAAAAAAAGTTGAAGAGTTTAAAAAATACTCTTTAAAAACTACAGATAACTCTACAATTAATATAACTCTAAAAGATAATAAAATTTTATTAGAAAATAGTGACAATAAGATAGTTCTTTTAAACTTCTTTACTACATGGTGCCCAGCTTGTAAGGCTCAATTTTCAAATTTAGTAAAACTACAAGATATATTTCAAAATGATATAATTATAGTTGGAGTTTTGCTTGAAGATTTAAAATCAGATGAAGAGATTCTTCAATTTATTACAAAGTATGATATAAACCATCCTATTACAAACTCTTCAAATGGAATTGAACTAGCAAAAGAGTTAGGTGGAATAAAAGCAATTCCAAAACTTTTTATTTTGGATAAAGAGGGTAATATATTTGAGACAATTACAGGGATATCTCCAACAGAGATGTTAGATATTAAAATTAAAAAATTATTAGAGAGATAAGATGTTTGGATTTTTAAAAAAAGATAAAAATAGTTCCACTGAAGCTGAAAATAAAAACTTTTTATCTAAAGCTTTAGATAAAACTTTTTCATCTATAAAAACTATTGTTCCACAAAAAAAAGAGAAGATTAGTTTTGAAGATATTGAAGAGCTTTTAATAGAAGCTGATGTTGAGTATGAGATTATTGAAAAGGCTATGAATGGACTTCCTTCAATGATTTCAAGAAGAGAGTTAAGACATAGACTTGTAATGCTTTTTGAGCATAGTGTTGATGTTGATTTTACAAAATTTGAAAAACCTTTTGTAAGACTTATAATTGGAGTTAATGGAGCTGGTAAAACTACAACTATTGCTAAACTTGCTAATAGGCTTAAAAAAAGTGGGCAAAGTGTTATTTTAGGAGCTGGAGATACATTTAGAGCAGCTGCAATTGAGCAATTAAGCTCTTGGGCAAACAGACTTGATATTCCAATAATCAAAACAAAACAAGGTCACGATTCAAGTGCTGTTGCATTTGATACAATAAATTCAGCAATCTCAAGAGATATTGATAATGTAATAATTGATACAGCAGGAAGACTTCAAACTCAAACAAATCTAAACAATGAGTTGAAAAAAATAGTTAGAATTTGTGAAAAAGCTTTGAATAATAAACCATTTTTAAAAATCATGATTCTTGATGGAACACAAGGAAACAGTGCAATAGCTCAAGCAAAAGCTTTTAATGAGATGGTAAAAGTTGATGGGATTATTGTTACAAAACTTGATGGAACAGCAAAAGGTGGAGCACTTTTTTCAATATCAAATCAACTAGAACTTCCAATTTTTTATATAGGAATTGGAGAGAAAGAGGATGATTTAATTGAATTTAGTCCTGATTCATTTGTTGATAGTTTACTTGATGAGATATATTTAAAAGAAGAATAAGGGGGAAAGTTATGAAAAAACAAAAAAGAGTTAAGGGGTTTTTTGAAGATTTACTACTAGTATCTTTAATTTTAGTAGTTATTTATGCAATCTATTTTTTTGTTTTTAAAGATAACAATGAAACAAAAGAGCCTGTTACAACTGCCGTTTCAAAAGAGAATAGATTTTTTAAAAATCTATATGAAGAGATAAAAGAGTCTTTATTTACAGATATTCAAAGTCAAGAAAAAATTGAGCTAAGAAATATTCAAAATATACATAATATTGAAGAGTTAAATTCAAATAACAACTACCTAAACTACTCAAGAGAAAAAATATTATCAATTAGAAATGAAGATATATCAGCTAAAGAGAATTTAGAAAAGTTAGAAAAAGAGAGTTTAAGCGAAGAAGAGTTAAATCAAGAAGAATCTAATACTAATGATATTAACTCTTTAGAAGAGAAGAATATAACTCAAATATCAGAAGAAAAAGCTGAAGTTGTTGAAGAAACAAAGTTAAGTGAAAACACTCAAGAACAAAAGAGCAAAGAGAATGAGATATCTTTTAATATAACAGAAAATGAAGAACAAAAAAAAGTTCCTAAAAACTACAAAAGAGATGAAAATAGTATTGATGTAAAAAAATCAGGTGAACTATTTAATAACTTTAGAAGTAAAGTTTATGAAAATATCAAAAAGAATATCCCCTCTTCTGCTTTAGAAAAAGGTAAGCATGTAAATATTAGAGTAACTATCTTAAAAAATGGTGGATATGAGGAGTTAATCTTTGTAGATGGTAGTATCTATAACTACGACATGATAAAAGAGCAGATACAAAATGTTTTTCCTCTTGAAATTGATGAGAGTATAAAAGGAATTTTTCCAAGATACTATAGAATGAAAATCAACTTTTAATAAGATTTTACTCTAAAAAACTCTCTATCTTTTGAAAATATTTATCTATATTTTCAAAAGAGTGATTACCACCCTCTTCTACTATCAAACTTGTATTTTTTAAAATATTTTCTGCAATTTTATAATCCAAAACTTCATCACCACTTTGCAAAAGAGTAAATATATTTTTAGGATTTTTAAGCTCTTTAACTTCATAATCTTTTAAAGAGTTTATATGCTCTTTAGTAAATTCAAACTTTGAATCATCAAAATAGTTTTTTATATAGTTTGCACCTTCATAGCGACTTAAAGTATTTAGAGGTTTTATTGCTGGATTTATTAAAACAGCTTTTAAACTATACTTATTTGCTAAATATAGTGCATAATACCCACCCAAAGATGAACCAATTAAATGAACATTTTGATTTAATTTTAAAAAAATCTCAATTATTTGCTCTAAATTATTAATTGCTAATTTTGGAATAGTAGGAAGTGAAGGATGTATTAAATCATCTTTAAAATACTCTTTAAACTCTAAAGCTTTTTTCCCAAAACCTGAACTTGAAAAACCATGAAGATATAAAATCATATTAAACCTTAAAAAAATTTATAAATTGTACTAAGAATAAGATTACACTTTGCAATATTTTTACTTTTTTTAAAATATTTTCGATAGAATCACTCAAATTTTAAAAGGTTTTTTATGGCAAAGAAAAAAAATACACTATTTGAGTGTCAACATTGTGGTGAACAATCTAGCAAATGGCTTGGAAAATGTCCAAATTGTGACTCATGGGATAGTTTTTTAGAACTCAATGCAGATCAACAAGAGGTCTTAAAGCAGACTATTAAAGTAAGCAGTGAAGCTTCAAAAGCAAGACCAATTACAGATATAAAACAAGATGATGTAGAAAGATTTTCATCTTTTAACTATGAGTTTGATTTGGTTTTAGGAGGAGGAGTTGTTCCTGGAAGTTTAACACTTATTGGTGGAAGTCCAGGAGTTGGAAAATCAACACTTTTATTAAAAGTAGCTGGAAGTATTGCCAAAAGTGGTAAAAAAGTTTTATATGTATCAGGAGAAGAGAGTGCTGGACAGATAAAATTAAGAGCAAATAGACTTGATGCAAATAGTGAAAATCTATTTTTACTTAGCGAAATAAAACTTGAAGAGATTATGGATGAGTTACTAAGAGAAAACTATGAAGTATGCATAATTGACTCTATTCAAACAATATATTCAAGCCTTTTAAACTCAAGCCCTGGAAGTGTTTCACAGGTTCGAGAGATTACTTTTGAGCTTATGAGAAAAGCAAAAGAGTCAAATATTGCTATGTTTATAATTGGACATATCACAAAAGATGGAAGTATTGCAGGACCTAGGGTTTTAGAGCATATGGTTGATACTGTTTTATATTTTGAAGGAGAAGCTAGCAGAGAGCTTAGGATGCTTCGAGGTTTTAAAAATAGATTTGGAAGTACAAGTGAAATTGGAATTTTTGAAATGACTGCTGAGGGACTTATAAGTGCTAAAGATATTGCTAGTAAATTTTTTGATAAAAATAAGAGCCAAAGTGGTTCAAGCTTAACAGTCTCTATGGAGGGAAGTCGTGCAATTATTCTTGAAGTTCAAGCACTTGTAACAGAGAGTACTTATCCAAATCCAAAAAGAAGTGCAACAGGATTTGATGCAAATAGACTTACTATGCTTTTGGCACTTTTAGAGAAAAAACTAGATTTACCACTAAACAACTATGATGTTTTTGTAAATATTAGTGGTGGAATAAAAATAAAAGAG
Protein-coding regions in this window:
- a CDS encoding type II toxin-antitoxin system HicA family toxin; amino-acid sequence: MASLSNVTGRELIKFVKSIGYRFDRQKGNHRIFVHENMKSITIPVYKKKLVKLGLLGGILRDIGISKYEFINSINLL
- a CDS encoding alpha-amylase — its product is MSNNNHKSNQANSNKGTSGTNSANAKVHGNRGAQMNPNNPSNTKGSKGK
- a CDS encoding ABC transporter permease produces the protein MFRFAFILLVTVSLAMFILPIFYTVSPYELNPQKILLAPSFEHIMGTDRLGRDVFARVLQGGQTSLIIGFLAASFSSFLGLIVGITAGYFKGNVDKAVTIIIDLFLTFPTFFLLLALVSYIEANTLILIVVISITGWMGMSRMIRSESFALSNKPFIKILKVSSVSKTKIILKYFAPLLAPIFLISFSFGVAGSILAESGLSFLGLGINPPQMSWGSLLSDGKTVIDIAWWVSFFPGFMIFIITFCLIQISDYLQNMANKKEIAK
- the rsmD gene encoding 16S rRNA (guanine(966)-N(2))-methyltransferase RsmD yields the protein MKEAKPTTKIIAGAYKGKILDLPSLDVTRSSKAVLKESVFNVLQFDIIDKIFIESFAGSGSIGLEAISRGAKRAYFIELDKNSYSILLKNCKKVDIEKCQTIQGNAFVQTPLILDFLKNSKDEIVLYVDPPFDYRDGMNDIYDKSFRMIENIESDNIFKIIIEHESKLEVPKILGKFSLEKTRKFGKSSLSYYSYTI
- the rny gene encoding ribonuclease Y gives rise to the protein MESIILAIVVAFLSSAITVFVVRKIHKAKFEVFIEQAKAKARIIEHEAEVALKDAQLKAKFECDREFKNARKEYENMLFKIEKKEKDLNEHLESELKAIKREKEQIEENNRKIRTLKDGLEEQKKAYEQKTLEAMKILENGSGLTKSEAKELMLKKVEEDSRATISSIFRKKYKLAEQNSKQEINNILSQAVTRYAGEFAAERLINNIPLNDEETKGKIIGKEGRNIKALEMLLGVDIIIDDTPNTITVSSFNLYRRAIATRTIQELLEDGRIQPARIEEIYKKVKAEFDKNIQKEGEDVVMELGIKSMHPELIKLVGRLRYRASYGQNALAHTLEVAHLAGLIAAQMGGDAILARRAGLMHDIGKALTHEAPGSHVDLGADICKRYGECETVINAIYAHHGHEEPINVESAAVCAADALSAARPGARREVLESFLKRVEEIENITTSKIGVTNAYAINAGREVRVIVNANLVNDDEAVLLATEIAKEIEEKVQYPGEIKINVIRELRAESYAR
- a CDS encoding 5-formyltetrahydrofolate cyclo-ligase, whose amino-acid sequence is MITNQKSSFRKLCLKRLKSIAQSSRYSKSKLVVNNLKKIIKKYNANNIMLYLPLDLEVDIKPLIQELRMNRKNIYVPYMFEDSFKIVKYRLPLNKKSFNIKEPNNSFIKPPKIDLAVVPIVGVDKLNKRIGFGKGMYDRFFDRLDYKPTIIFTQLVLCKSEEILSDNYDIKADYIITG
- a CDS encoding TlpA family protein disulfide reductase, whose translation is MKFKILSIFIIFISIFFTACENKPKEEIKKVEEFKKYSLKTTDNSTINITLKDNKILLENSDNKIVLLNFFTTWCPACKAQFSNLVKLQDIFQNDIIIVGVLLEDLKSDEEILQFITKYDINHPITNSSNGIELAKELGGIKAIPKLFILDKEGNIFETITGISPTEMLDIKIKKLLER
- the ftsY gene encoding signal recognition particle-docking protein FtsY; translation: MFGFLKKDKNSSTEAENKNFLSKALDKTFSSIKTIVPQKKEKISFEDIEELLIEADVEYEIIEKAMNGLPSMISRRELRHRLVMLFEHSVDVDFTKFEKPFVRLIIGVNGAGKTTTIAKLANRLKKSGQSVILGAGDTFRAAAIEQLSSWANRLDIPIIKTKQGHDSSAVAFDTINSAISRDIDNVIIDTAGRLQTQTNLNNELKKIVRICEKALNNKPFLKIMILDGTQGNSAIAQAKAFNEMVKVDGIIVTKLDGTAKGGALFSISNQLELPIFYIGIGEKEDDLIEFSPDSFVDSLLDEIYLKEE
- a CDS encoding YqiA/YcfP family alpha/beta fold hydrolase — translated: MILYLHGFSSSGFGKKALEFKEYFKDDLIHPSLPTIPKLAINNLEQIIEIFLKLNQNVHLIGSSLGGYYALYLANKYSLKAVLINPAIKPLNTLSRYEGANYIKNYFDDSKFEFTKEHINSLKDYEVKELKNPKNIFTLLQSGDEVLDYKIAENILKNTSLIVEEGGNHSFENIDKYFQKIESFLE
- the radA gene encoding DNA repair protein RadA, with translation MAKKKNTLFECQHCGEQSSKWLGKCPNCDSWDSFLELNADQQEVLKQTIKVSSEASKARPITDIKQDDVERFSSFNYEFDLVLGGGVVPGSLTLIGGSPGVGKSTLLLKVAGSIAKSGKKVLYVSGEESAGQIKLRANRLDANSENLFLLSEIKLEEIMDELLRENYEVCIIDSIQTIYSSLLNSSPGSVSQVREITFELMRKAKESNIAMFIIGHITKDGSIAGPRVLEHMVDTVLYFEGEASRELRMLRGFKNRFGSTSEIGIFEMTAEGLISAKDIASKFFDKNKSQSGSSLTVSMEGSRAIILEVQALVTESTYPNPKRSATGFDANRLTMLLALLEKKLDLPLNNYDVFVNISGGIKIKESSADLAVIASIISSFRNRPISKESVFIGEVSLTGEIKDVYSLDIRLKEASAQGIKKAVVAQKIKQDLGIKVFAVDEVSKMIELF